The Polyangium aurulentum genomic interval AACACATCTTCATAGTGTCGAAACATTGCGCGATCGTGTTCAGCGTTCGCTGGCTTTCCGCGGGAATGAGCTGCGGAGGCATCAGGCCGGGGCCTGCCGTGGTGACGAACCGAGCACGGATCGGTCGGATCGATCGGCGCTCGGCGAGCGGGGCGTTCGGGACGCGCCCTCCGCCACGCGGTCGACGACGGGCGCGGCGTGCGGTATGGGTGGCGCCGTCCCATGACCTTTCAAGACATCATCCTCACGCTTCAGCGGTTCTGGGCCGAGCGCGGCTGCCTCATCGTGCAGCCGTACAACTCCGAGGTCGGCGCGGGCACGTACAACCCCGCGACGTTCCTGCGCGCGCTCGGGCCCGAGCCCTGGAACGTGGCCTTCGTCGAGCCCTCCCGCCGCCCCACCGACGGGCGCTACGGCGAGAACCCGAACCGCGCGCAGCAGTTCCACCAGTTCCAGGTGATCCTCAAGCCGAGCCCGGCCAATATCCAGGAGCTGTACCTCGAGTCGCTGCGCGCGCTCGGCACCGACCCGCTCAAGCACGACGTGCGCTTCATCGAGGACGACTGGGAGTCGCCCACCCTCGGCGCATGGGGCCTCGGCTGGCAGGTGTGGATCGACGGCCTCGAGATCTCGCAGTTCACCTACTTCCAGCAGGTCGGCGGCATCGACTGCCGCCCCATCTCGGGCGAGCTCACGTACGGGCTCGAGCGCATCGCGATGTACCTGCAGGACAAGGACAACATGTACGACGTCGTCTACTCCGAGGCCGGCGGCAACATCGTGCGCTACGGAGAGATCTTCCACCGCGCCGAGTGGGAGTGGTCGACGTACAACTTCGAAGAGGCCGACGTCGAGGAGCACTTCAAGGCCTTCGATCACTTCGAGGCCGAGGCGAAGCGGCTCATCTGGCGCGGCGTCGACGCGAACGCGAAGGGCGCCAAGCCCGACGCGAAGAAGGCGCTCGTCTTGCCCGCCTACGACTGCGTGGTGAAGGCCGCGCACCGCTTCAACGTGCTCGACGCGCGCGGCGCCATCAGCGTCACCGAGCGCCAGCGCTTCATCGGCCGCGTGCGCGCGCTCGCCCGTCTGATCGCCGAGACCTACGTCGCGCAGCGCGAGGCGCTCGGGTTCCCGATGCTGCCGAAGACGGCCGCCGCGGCGGAGTAGCTCTCGGTCAAACCTCGTTCATCGCGGGGGTCGTGGTCTCCTCTGCATCCACGGCGCCCTCGGCATTCCTGCGGCGCGTGGCCACGGCCTTGTCGGCGATCTGCGAGTGGTACTTCATCGTCCTCTCGAAGGGCGCCGCGACGGACGGGTCCTTGCGCTGAACGGCCTTCTTTGCCGCCTCGGCGACGGCGGCGATGTCTTGCTCGCGCTCGTCTTCCTGGAGCGCGATGCTCTCCTCGACCACCTCGAGGAGCTTGGCCAGCTCCGACCGCGCCGCTTCGAGCTTGATGACATTCGCGGTGGTCACCTCGATCTTCTCGAGCAGCTCGCCCGAGAGCCCGAGGGTCTTGCCGTGCTTGGGCAGCGCGGTCCGCAGCTCGTCGAGAACGATCCCGAAGCCCGGCTTTTCCCTCTTCAACTTCCGCCGCGCCTGGGGCGGCAGGTCGTGGAGCAGGTCCTTCACTTCCTCCACGCTGACCACGAGCTTGCCGTCGAACGGCGTCCTCGGAACGTATGCCATGATCGTCGTCCTCCTCGTCGACGGAGTCTCGTGAGTGGACTCCGATCGTTCCGGAGATGTCCATCGCGGGAGGGTCGCGGGCGATGCCGAGACCATCACGCATCGAGCCGCCTTCCTGACGGACACCATCGACGGCATCGAGCTTCACGGTGACGACATCGGGAGCCACGCTGACGGCATTGGCGAGGGTGTCGACGTCCTCGGGGAGCACGTCGACGTCGTCGGGGAGCGCGTCGACGGCATTGGCGATCAGGTCGACGATATCGGCGATGGCGTCGACGTCCTCGGCGACCACGTCGACGACATCGGGGATCGAGTCGACGTCCTCGGCGATGGCGTCGACGTCCTCGGCGACCACGTCGACGTCCTCGTTCGCGGTGTCGCTGTGTTCGCGAGCACGTCGACGTCCTCCGAGATCACGTCGACGTCATCCACGTCCAGGTCCACGCGTTCTCGGATCACGTCGACGATCTCGCGGATAGCGTCGACGAGATCTCTGATCGTGTCGACGACATCGTCAACCACGTCGACGTCCTCGCAGATCACGTCGACGTCCTCGCAGACCACATCCATGTGCGCGCAGGCACGTCGACGTCCTCGCGGATCACGTCGACGTCTTTGCGGATGACGTCGACGTCCCCCGCTTGCTGGAGGGAATTCGT includes:
- the glyQ gene encoding glycine--tRNA ligase subunit alpha encodes the protein MTFQDIILTLQRFWAERGCLIVQPYNSEVGAGTYNPATFLRALGPEPWNVAFVEPSRRPTDGRYGENPNRAQQFHQFQVILKPSPANIQELYLESLRALGTDPLKHDVRFIEDDWESPTLGAWGLGWQVWIDGLEISQFTYFQQVGGIDCRPISGELTYGLERIAMYLQDKDNMYDVVYSEAGGNIVRYGEIFHRAEWEWSTYNFEEADVEEHFKAFDHFEAEAKRLIWRGVDANAKGAKPDAKKALVLPAYDCVVKAAHRFNVLDARGAISVTERQRFIGRVRALARLIAETYVAQREALGFPMLPKTAAAAE